A single Struthio camelus isolate bStrCam1 chromosome 8, bStrCam1.hap1, whole genome shotgun sequence DNA region contains:
- the YIPF1 gene encoding protein YIPF1, with translation MAAADDLQFQEFDDAANLLAANPNATTISIDEPAEIPKNKHGRLQQSGREEDDELLGTDDSDKTELLAGQKKSAPFWTFEYYQTFFDVDTYQVLDRIKGSVFPVPGKNFVRLYIRSNPDLYGPFWICATLVFAIAVSGNLSNFFIHLGKPTYHYVPEFRKVSIAATTIYAYAWLVPLALWGFLMWRNSKVMNIVSYSFLEIVCVYGYSLFIYIPTAILWIIPQKVVRWVLVMFSLCLSGSVLVMTFWPAVRDDNRRIALATVGTIVLLHALLAVGCLAYFFDVPEPDFPAPIIPAHNGTTVITKIQ, from the exons ATGGCGGCGGCGGACGACCTCCAGTTTCAAG AGTTTGACGACGCAGCTAATTTGCTTGCGGCAAACCCTAATGCTACCACAATAAGCATCGATGAGCCAGCCGAAATCCCCAAGAACAAGCACGGCCGTCTGCAACAATCGGGGAGAGAAGAGGATGATGAATTATTGGGGACCGATGACTCCGATAAAACAGAG CTGCTTGCCGGACAGAAGAAAAGTGCCCCTTTCTGGACATTTGAGTACTACCAGACGTTCTTCGATGTGGACACCTACCAG GTCCTGGACAGAATCAAAGGTTCGGTTTTCCCAGTACCGGGGAAGAACTTTGTAAGGCTGTATATCCGCAGCAATCCTGACCTTTATG gtCCCTTTTGGATATGTGCCACACTAGTCTTTGCCATTGCTGTTAGTGGCAATCTTTCAAATTTCTTCATCCATCTGGGCAAGCCAACATATCACTATGTGCCCGAGTTCCGAAAAG TGTCCATAGCAGCGACAACGATTTATGCTTATGCTTGGCTTGTTCCCCTTGCTCTCTGGGGATTCCTGATGTGGAGGAACAGTAAAGTTATGAACATTGTCTCCTACTCGTTCCTGGAGATAGTCTGTGTTTATGGCTACTCCCTCTTCATTTATATTCCCACAGCG ATTTTATGGATCATTCCACAAAAAGTGGTGCGCTGGGTCCTGGTGATGTTCTCtctgtgcctttcggggtctgTTCTGGTGATGACCTTTTGGCCCGCTGTCAGAGATGATAACCGGAGGATTGCGCTGGCAACTGTTGGGACCATTGTTCTGCTTCATGCCCTGCTGGCTGTTGGCTGCTTG GCATACTTTTTTGATGTCCCTGAACCAGATTTTCCTGCACCTATTATCCCTGCTCACAATGGAACAACAGTAATAACAAAGATTCAGTAA
- the IFT25 gene encoding intraflagellar transport protein 25 homolog isoform X4, with product MKAADWCLSSAGAALVLATSSDEKHPPENMVDGRSETFWTTTGMFPQEFIIGFPACVKVRKVAVQCYLDLQYTEGELQTAEFPLPDFQATYLRFIIKSAFDHFVSVHRVMAEGTAENI from the exons ATGAAGGCCGCGGACTGGTGCCTGAGCTCGGCGGGGGCTGCCCTCGTCCTGGCCACCTCCAGCGACGAGAAACACCCCCCCGAGAACATGGTGGACGG GCGTTCAGAAACCTTTTGGACGACGACGGGCATGTTCCCGCAGGAGTTCATTATCGGTTTTCCTGCCTGCGTAAAAGTCCGCAAAGTCGCAGTCCAGTGTTACTTGG atTTGCAATACACAGAAGGAGAGCTTCAAACAGCAGAATTTCCA CTTCCTGATTTCCAAGCCACTTACTTGCGTTTCATCATCAAATCTGCTTTTGATCATTTTGTATCAGTGCACAGGGTGATGGCAGAGGGCACAGCAGAAAACATTTAA
- the IFT25 gene encoding intraflagellar transport protein 25 homolog isoform X3 encodes MFPQEFIIGFPACVKVRKVAVQCYLGESPFLQSAGCVGLRRACVCVSVCVSVCLSVPLISHRFVASLRTLRIERSVSKEPVDFEQCIEKDLQYTEGELQTAEFPLPDFQATYLRFIIKSAFDHFVSVHRVMAEGTAENI; translated from the exons ATGTTCCCGCAGGAGTTCATTATCGGTTTTCCTGCCTGCGTAAAAGTCCGCAAAGTCGCAGTCCAGTGTTACTTGGGTGAGAGCCCCTTTCTGCAGAGCGCAGGCTGTGTTGGGTTGaggcgtgcgtgcgtgtgtgtgtctgtgtgtgtgtctgtgtgtctctcCGTACCTCTAATTTCTCACCGTTTTGTCGCATCCC TGCGGACTTTAAGGATTGAAAGAAGTGTATCTAAAGAACCGGTAGATTTTGAACAGTGTATTGAAAAAG atTTGCAATACACAGAAGGAGAGCTTCAAACAGCAGAATTTCCA CTTCCTGATTTCCAAGCCACTTACTTGCGTTTCATCATCAAATCTGCTTTTGATCATTTTGTATCAGTGCACAGGGTGATGGCAGAGGGCACAGCAGAAAACATTTAA
- the IFT25 gene encoding intraflagellar transport protein 25 homolog isoform X1 translates to MKAADWCLSSAGAALVLATSSDEKHPPENMVDGRSETFWTTTGMFPQEFIIGFPACVKVRKVAVQCYLGESPFLQSAGCVGLRRACVCVSVCVSVCLSVPLISHRFVASLRTLRIERSVSKEPVDFEQCIEKDLQYTEGELQTAEFPLPDFQATYLRFIIKSAFDHFVSVHRVMAEGTAENI, encoded by the exons ATGAAGGCCGCGGACTGGTGCCTGAGCTCGGCGGGGGCTGCCCTCGTCCTGGCCACCTCCAGCGACGAGAAACACCCCCCCGAGAACATGGTGGACGG GCGTTCAGAAACCTTTTGGACGACGACGGGCATGTTCCCGCAGGAGTTCATTATCGGTTTTCCTGCCTGCGTAAAAGTCCGCAAAGTCGCAGTCCAGTGTTACTTGGGTGAGAGCCCCTTTCTGCAGAGCGCAGGCTGTGTTGGGTTGaggcgtgcgtgcgtgtgtgtgtctgtgtgtgtgtctgtgtgtctctcCGTACCTCTAATTTCTCACCGTTTTGTCGCATCCC TGCGGACTTTAAGGATTGAAAGAAGTGTATCTAAAGAACCGGTAGATTTTGAACAGTGTATTGAAAAAG atTTGCAATACACAGAAGGAGAGCTTCAAACAGCAGAATTTCCA CTTCCTGATTTCCAAGCCACTTACTTGCGTTTCATCATCAAATCTGCTTTTGATCATTTTGTATCAGTGCACAGGGTGATGGCAGAGGGCACAGCAGAAAACATTTAA
- the IFT25 gene encoding intraflagellar transport protein 25 homolog isoform X2, whose protein sequence is MKAADWCLSSAGAALVLATSSDEKHPPENMVDGRSETFWTTTGMFPQEFIIGFPACVKVRKVAVQCYLVRTLRIERSVSKEPVDFEQCIEKDLQYTEGELQTAEFPLPDFQATYLRFIIKSAFDHFVSVHRVMAEGTAENI, encoded by the exons ATGAAGGCCGCGGACTGGTGCCTGAGCTCGGCGGGGGCTGCCCTCGTCCTGGCCACCTCCAGCGACGAGAAACACCCCCCCGAGAACATGGTGGACGG GCGTTCAGAAACCTTTTGGACGACGACGGGCATGTTCCCGCAGGAGTTCATTATCGGTTTTCCTGCCTGCGTAAAAGTCCGCAAAGTCGCAGTCCAGTGTTACTTGG TGCGGACTTTAAGGATTGAAAGAAGTGTATCTAAAGAACCGGTAGATTTTGAACAGTGTATTGAAAAAG atTTGCAATACACAGAAGGAGAGCTTCAAACAGCAGAATTTCCA CTTCCTGATTTCCAAGCCACTTACTTGCGTTTCATCATCAAATCTGCTTTTGATCATTTTGTATCAGTGCACAGGGTGATGGCAGAGGGCACAGCAGAAAACATTTAA
- the DIO1 gene encoding type I iodothyronine deiodinase isoform X2, whose protein sequence is MFRIRIFLQKILILLHVTMCVAVGKTLLILFPRTMKRYILKQGEKSRMNENPKFSYENWGPTFFSFNYLLFVLKVKWKRLEDEAYEGHPAPNTPVVTFNGEVRHLFDFMQDNRPLILNFGSCTUPSFMLKFDEFNQLIKDFSSIADFLIIYIEEAHAVDGWAFKNNVVIKNHRSLKDRKTAAQFLQEKNPLCPVVLDTMENLSSSKYAALPERLYLLQGGKVIYKGGVGPWNYYPQEIRAILEKMK, encoded by the exons ATGTTTCGTATCAGGATATTTCTACAAAAAATCTTGATTCTTTTGCATGTTACCATGTGTGTCGCTGTTGGTAAAACGCTGCTGATACTGTTCCCCAGAACTATGAAAAGATACATCCTAAAGCAGGGTGAAAAGAGCAGGATGAATGAGAATCCAAAGTTCAGCTACGAAAACTGGGGTCCAACTTTTTTCAGCTTCAACTATTTACTCTTTGTGCTGAAAGTGAAGTGGAAAAGGCTGGAGGATGAAGCATATGAGGGACACCCTGCTCCCAACACCCCGGTGGTGACTTTCAACGGGGAAGTTCGTCACCTCTTTGACTTCATGCAAG atAACCGACCGTTAATCCTGAATTTTGGAAGCTGCACCTGACCTTCATTTATGTTAAAATTTGATGAGTTCAACCAGCTCATCAAAGATTTCAGCTCCATAGCAGATTTCCTTATCATCTACATCGAAGAAGCTCATGCAGTAG atgGATGGGCTTTTAAAAACAATGTTGTTATTAAAAATCACAGAAGCCTTAAAGATCGAAAAACTGCTGCAcaatttcttcaggaaaagaatCCTTTATGTCCAGTGGTTTTGGACACTATGGAAAACCTGAGCAGTTCAAAATATGCTGCATTGCCAGAAAGATTATATCTACTTCAAGGAGGGAAAGTCATCTATAAG GGAGGAGTAGGGCCTTGGAATTATTACCCCCAGGAAATACGTGCCATCctggaaaaaatgaagtaa
- the DIO1 gene encoding type I iodothyronine deiodinase isoform X1, with protein MFRIRIFLQKILILLHVTMCVAVGKTLLILFPRTMKRYILKQGEKSRMNENPKFSYENWGPTFFSFNYLLFVLKVKWKRLEDEAYEGHPAPNTPVVTFNGEVRHLFDFMQDNRPLILNFGSCTUPSFMLKFDEFNQLIKDFSSIADFLIIYIEEAHAVDGWAFKNNVVIKNHRSLKDRKTAAQFLQEKNPLCPVVLDTMENLSSSKYAALPERLYLLQGGKVIYKVKDNKKHNIFRFLAFKISRECLTFYLTVRIPLCFTVKNFTTHCNFAEKSISNKTSLGL; from the exons ATGTTTCGTATCAGGATATTTCTACAAAAAATCTTGATTCTTTTGCATGTTACCATGTGTGTCGCTGTTGGTAAAACGCTGCTGATACTGTTCCCCAGAACTATGAAAAGATACATCCTAAAGCAGGGTGAAAAGAGCAGGATGAATGAGAATCCAAAGTTCAGCTACGAAAACTGGGGTCCAACTTTTTTCAGCTTCAACTATTTACTCTTTGTGCTGAAAGTGAAGTGGAAAAGGCTGGAGGATGAAGCATATGAGGGACACCCTGCTCCCAACACCCCGGTGGTGACTTTCAACGGGGAAGTTCGTCACCTCTTTGACTTCATGCAAG atAACCGACCGTTAATCCTGAATTTTGGAAGCTGCACCTGACCTTCATTTATGTTAAAATTTGATGAGTTCAACCAGCTCATCAAAGATTTCAGCTCCATAGCAGATTTCCTTATCATCTACATCGAAGAAGCTCATGCAGTAG atgGATGGGCTTTTAAAAACAATGTTGTTATTAAAAATCACAGAAGCCTTAAAGATCGAAAAACTGCTGCAcaatttcttcaggaaaagaatCCTTTATGTCCAGTGGTTTTGGACACTATGGAAAACCTGAGCAGTTCAAAATATGCTGCATTGCCAGAAAGATTATATCTACTTCAAGGAGGGAAAGTCATCTATAAGGTAAAAGATAACAAGAAGCACAATATATTCAGATTTTTAGCTTTCAAAATAAGTAGAGAATGTCTTACATTTTATTTGACAGTCAGGATTCCATTATGTTTCACGGTGAAAAATTTCACGACTCACTGTAACTTTGCAGAGAAGAGCATTAGCAACAAAACCAGCCTGGGCCTTTAA